Part of the Caretta caretta isolate rCarCar2 chromosome 7, rCarCar1.hap1, whole genome shotgun sequence genome is shown below.
AAAGACTATGCTCTTTGCCAGAGCACAGCATCAGCACagtggctctgcaggcagctcaaGGTCACATTCAGGAGACACAGATACCTCCTCCTGGCCTGGCATCCGGGCATGGAGTCCTTCGCAGGAGTGACTGCAGGAGGGGCCGTTCCTGCCCAGCCTTCTCCCATTGGCCACCTGATCTGAGCCTGAGCACAGGGTCATGCTGCTGGGTTTGTGTGATCCCCAGCACAGCCCTGCAGGGGGCTCCACTATGGCCACAGCACCTGCAGGTTACTGCGGCCGCCCGGCCCATGGAACCAGAAGATAACGAAAAGGGGGCAAGTAACCAACCACCCTGCCTGTGGGTATGGCCTCCACTGGGTGGACACTGGCTGCAAGCACAGCCGCAGCAATGCCCTGCTGTGGCACCGAGCACTAACCCTGCCCATTCACCCAGGGCAGGCAGCCCCAGACCGACTCCAGCTCTTCAGAGCTAGGGCAGTGAAAAGGATAAGGCACCCTTACCTTCCGTGTCGCTATGGAGCTGATCTTGGCTCACGGGTCCAGGTGACCCCAGAGCACATGTGCTCAGTTCACAGGCAGCCCCGCGCCCTCTGCCCTTGCTCTGTGGCTGGCTCCTAGCATGTTCCCATACCACGCTGCACATGAGAATGTCAGGGCTAGCACAACAGGACTGTGCAAAGTGGCAAACTCTTGCTCTTTGTGGATCCACTCCCAGAGGGTGGAGAAGGTGGAGAGGAGGGAATAGCCCAACACGGCTCCTGCCAAGGCAGCCATTGCAGGGATCATTCTGCACGGACCCCTGAGAGGACAGGTGCCCATTGAGGGACCCAATCCATTcagcatcctgcctggccctgggaGCACTCTGCCTGTGCAGGGCCCAGAGCCTCCACCCAACCTGCCCATTGGCCTTGGAGTCCTCTGTCCTAGTGCCACGTAGCCAAGTCCCTTCAGCCCCCGGCCTGGAAGCTCTAGGCAAAGGCCTAGCTCATCAGCCCTTGTCCCTCTCCCCTCAGGCCCTCGTATGAGCAAGCTCTAAGACATGCCATCACCCTCCCTCAGCCGGCAGAAGAGGGGACAAAGTCCCAGACTTATCTTAGGTGCTGCATGGACAGAGCCCTGGTCTGACGGCACCCACATAACGTAACGCAGTAGAACTTGCTGCTAGCCCTTGTGTGGCAGCAAAACAGAGATCAGGGTGCCCAAGCCTATGGGCACTGGGGACAGGCGCCTGCACCGTATCCTTAGGGCACCTCAGGCGGGCACGTGTGCAcagagctccctgccctgctgacACCCCAGTGGGAGGCTGCCCCTTGCTGCGAGCTAGCAACCCTCTCacctggcagctgcagcagcaaaatTAGCCATTTGCTGCCCTAATGGAAACCAGTCACCCAGCCTTGAGTTTCACGTCTCCAgtaaaattgcccagtttgtcAGCATTACACTCCTGCACTTGATGCATTGCACTGCTTTCACCTGCCCCAGCCGGCCTCTGCTCACAGCTAGTGCCCATCACTGCAAAGGGGCAGGGGTACTCACACAcagcaccctcctgccccccccagatGCAGGAGAGAGGTAGCCCCATCACATGCACTCCCAGCCCACCTGCCCTATTCTGTCCCCTTGCCCCCAGACCAGGGACTGCTCCTAGACCCAGCAACACAGTCACAGCACTGACTGCAACGGCACGTCCAGTGCACAGAGAGCTGACAGGCAACGGGGGGTGCCAGGCTGGGCAGCATGAAAGGACAGGTTCTTCTCCCACCACCTAACCTAGGAACGAGCGAGGGAAGCGAGACCCATGACTGACTAAAGAGAGCAGGGGGTGGATGATTTAAAAGGCCATGAGCCATGCTGGTCTCATCAAAATCTGAActctatcatctgcaaattcaggtctatttctctctctcccccctctgccCTCCAAAACAGgaccctgcccttccccacctcAGATACGCCAACATACTTCAATTCTCTCTCCAGGCACAAGGCGAATGCCACAGCCCGGGCCCAGCCCTACAGCAGCAAACCGCCTTCCACACACCATGAGGAGAGTGAGAAGTGGCATCTCAGGAGGGAACAAGGGGCTCACTATTTGTGGGCCCTAAGCAGCAGGGAGACGGCTGTTCTGAAAGCCAGAGCACAGACCAGTGCAGGGCTGTTGGAACAGGGGGAAGAACACACAATGAGGAGGCTGGTCTGTGGAGCAGTCACCAACAAGGTGATTCAAAGGCCAGGGCTCCCAGGAGCTGCTGGGAATTGCCAGACGCCTCTGCAGGGTCTGCATCCAGCCCAAGTTCTGCCTGAGGCACACTCAGACAAGCAGCACACCGCTATGCTAATGAGGGAAAACAGCTGCCAAGCCCCCGCTCTGTTCCGCTGTCCCTGGGGAGGGTGCAGCATGGAGGATATCCTGGTTGCTCCCTTGAGCCCAGCATGCGACAGAGAGTGGCCTGCACTCAGGAGCTGTGTCTGCCAGAGGACAGCAgtccctgctgctggcagcagaatgGGGACTgtttcaaagcagcaccagagacCTCACTCACCACATCAAAGGCACATGGAGCTAGATTGCATGCACCATACTGGAAACCTCCCCACCAGCTTTGTCTGGCATGTGGGCTTCACACACGACAGACACCTGGTGCTAGACGACTAGGCACAGTGCTGGGGTCTAGTCCCGAGCCCACCGCAGACAGAGATCTTGGGCAAGTCGTGCCTcacccctgtgcctcagtttccccataagtGAACTGGTGGGGACACTGAATCCTCTCCCAGGGTGACAGCTGAGCACTGGACTGGCAGTGCTATTCTGTCcctcactctgccactgacctgctgtgaccttgggcaagtcccttcctctTGGAGTGTCAATCACACTGGGCACCCCGCAGCAAGGAGCAGTGGCCCCTGGGAATTAGCGAGCACCAAGCATTGCCTGGGCCCTAGGACCAGCAGCGGAGACTCCTCCAGGCAGCTCACTGCTctgttccctgccccttccctttgGAAATAAAATCTCCCGCTGCAGCTGCTGCAATCGCCCAGTGCTTCGGAGCCAGCTCGCAACGGCCTTCGCAGGGCTGTGCTGCCCACTAGTGGTATGATGGGGGAACAACATGCCATTCAGAAATttcctccttcctccaccccaccccctgctacGCGGACCAATCGGCTtgcccctgccagccaggctccGCCCCCGTGCTTGCCGGCTGCTGGTAAATAGCGGCCCCAGCAGTGGGCGGGCGTGACTCCGCCAGGACTCTGGGAAGGGCTCTGCCAGGCCACAACCCAGCTCCCGCTCACTGCTCGGTTGCTccgcagctgggctcctggctggggcGTGCCACAGGGCTCAGCCAGGAGGCGAGCACTGACTCATGGAAACTTTGGGCTCCAGGGACCCAGGCTCAGAGACAGGGACTCTGATGTTCTCAGGAGCTCTGAAGCTAGTCCCCGGCTTGCatctgcccctctgccaggaccCATGGGAGGTTGCCCTAAGCCCCAGTGAAGCAGGACGGGGCTAGGCtgtttttctttaattctttttaaaCCTTGGACCCTTCCTTGGGACTCATCTCCTGCCTGTGTGTCCTGGACTGTCAAAGAATTGCCTGGCGATCAAGAACACCCCATCAATAGCTCTCCTTGCTGAGCAGTACTCCCTGGTGAGCTGATGCTGCAGCGTGCTCACTCTAACGCTGCCTGGCAAGCCTTTGCTCAGGCCAGACTTAACCTGGCATAGCACCTCTCcatgctgctgggtgctcagcaggaCCCTACGGCCACATGACGAACACACAGGCATTGGCCCACACTCTCTGGAAATGCCTGGGAAAGCTGCTAGCGATCCTAGAGCTGTGTGTTCAAGGCAACTTCTTAAACACGTCAGCCATCCCCCACAGATGCCCCCATGTTTGCATATGCACCTTGGACCTTCTGAGCTGTGCCAAGCAAGGTCTCCAGCAGGTGCCAGTTGCACTGCCTCCCACAGCTACCACCTTGGATCTCAGCCACAATGCCCTCTTCCAGCTTCACAACCATTGGCTGGCAGCCCTACCACGCCTCCAGGCCCTCCGCATCAATCACGATCGCATCATAGACCTCTTGCCACAGGCGTTCCACAATGCCACAGACCTGAGACACCTGGACATGTCCTCCAATTACCTGCATGCCATTGAGAAGCACTACTTCGAAGCACTTTAAAGAGGAGCTCCTGCTCTACAACAACTGGATTGTACAGGTAGATGAACAAGCCTTCCTCAGGCTAAGCAGCTTGCAGAAGGTCTACCTAAGTTGGAATAACATAACCCAATTCCCCTTCAGCTCCACGCAGGGGCTTAGCCACCCTAACCTGATGACCCTGGACCTCTCCACCAATAACCTGAGCAGAATCCCCATTGAGGAGGTCACAGCCTTGCCTGTGTACATGAGAAATGGCTTGTATCTCCACAACAATCCAGTGCGGTGTGACTGCTCACTCTACCAGATGTTCAAGCAGTGGCAGCAGCGGCACCTCAGCTCGGTGCAGGATTTCCTAGAGGAACACACGTGTATGGCGTTCGACAACATGACACGATCCTTAGTCAAGTTCCTCAAGTACAACAAGATCTTTGAGAACTGCTCCCTGAGCCAGGGCTCCCCTGGCGCCTCAGACATGCATGCCATAGTGCTCGTAGGAGAGACTCTGCTGATCAACTGCAACACGAGCATGCCTGACACATCTGTCACCTGCATGTGGATCTCACCCCGACACGAGCCCATCATGCACCCTGGCAACGGTAATCGCACACTTGAAGTTTACCACAACGGGAGCCTGAAGATCATCGCAGCCAAGCCATGGCACTCTGGGGTGTATGTGTGCATGGCTATCAGCAAGCACCACCAGCTCAACAAGACACACGAGATCAACGTGACTATCCATTACCCCATGCTGGATGGGGAGTCCTTCAGTACCAGCCTCACAACCCTCCTCGGGtgcataaatcatagaatatcagggttggaagggacctcaggaggtcatctagtccaaccccctgctcaaaagcaggacctatccccaaataaatcatcccagccagggctttgtcaagcctgaccttaaaaacttctaaggaaggaaattctaccacctccctaggcaacgtattccagtgtttcaccacccttctagtgaaaaagtttttcctaatatccaacctaaacctcccccactgcaacttgagaccattactccttgtcctgtcctcttctaccactgagaatagtctagaaccatcctctctggaaccacctctcaggtagttgaaagcagctatcaaatcccccctcattcttctcttctgaagactaaacaatcccagttccctcagcctctcctcataagtcatgtgttccagacccctaatcatttttgttgcccttcgctggactctttccaatttatccacatccttcttgtagtgtggggcccaatactggacacagtactccagatgaggcctcaccaatgtcgaatagagggggacgatcacgtccctcgatctgctcgctatgcccctacttatatatagTGAGCCTCGTGCTAGTCCTCATGTACCTGTACCTCACTCAGTGCTACTGCTTCCAGTGCTGCAAGAAAGGCGTTGCTCCTAGCCCTCCCCAGGAATGCAGCGCTCAATCCTCCATCCTGAgcaccacccccccagccccagctgggcccAGCCGGAAGATCAGCACCAGCAAGCACGTGGTGTTCCTTTAGTCCATCAAGGAAGCGCACAATGGTAAGATCAGGCTGGCTGCCAGCGAGGAAGACACCAAGAATCCTAAGCTCCTGCAGCTCAAGTCAGACTCAGAATCTATTAGTTCCATCTTCTCAGATACTCCCATCATGTCCTAGGAAGtaggcgggctggggaccagaAATGGGGGGCAGTCTCCCAGGAGACAAAATTGGTGTGTGTGGGGTTGCTAGCAGTcactgctggggagggagaaaggggcaCCATGCGGAGATGCAATCTGCCGTGCAGAAGAGCTGCATTTTCTTATATTTGTTACTCCCAGAGGGAGGATTATGATGCATCCTTATCAGGCTCCAGCTACTTCCAGGCTCCACTGTCACATTGTAAAACAAtccaggagggagagaagatCAGAATATCTCCCAAGACTGCAGTCTGATGGCGTCGGCCTCTCCTCTTCATTGTGGTTAAAGGCAGGCAGGTCACCCAAAAACAAAGCTAGCTTTTATGAGATCAAATGCTCTTTGAAGGATCACAAGTGACTGCATCCTGTTCTGCACCACCCAGACAATATGGTATAGCAGAGGGTTCTCCTCACTTTAGATTATTGGCAATGGAACAGGGACAATTTCCTCCAAGTGCTGTCCAGTGGCTGATTCAAGAGAAGCCCACTGGGTAGCTCCTAGCTCTCCTGAGCAGCCAGTCTGGTTAGGACTGCAGCTTTGACCTTCAGGATGATGCACATTGGCTAATTAACATCCTTACAGATCTGTCTTTCTAGAACATCCTAGCAATGGCACAAGACTGGGCGAtccttctgcctcctcc
Proteins encoded:
- the AMIGO3 gene encoding LOW QUALITY PROTEIN: amphoterin-induced protein 3 (The sequence of the model RefSeq protein was modified relative to this genomic sequence to represent the inferred CDS: inserted 2 bases in 1 codon; substituted 1 base at 1 genomic stop codon), whose amino-acid sequence is MTNTQALAHTLWKCLGKLLAILELCVQGNFLNTSAIPHRCPHVCICTLDLLSCAKQGLQQVPVALPPTATTLDLSHNALFQLHNHWLAALPRLQALRINHDRIIDLLPQAFHNATDLRHLDMSSNYLHAIEKHYFEALXKEELLLYNNWIVQVDEQAFLRLSSLQKVYLSWNNITQFPFSSTQGLSHPNLMTLDLSTNNLSRIPIEEVTALPVYMRNGLYLHNNPVRCDCSLYQMFKQWQQRHLSSVQDFLEEHTCMAFDNMTRSLVKFLKYNKIFENCSLSQGSPGASDMHAIVLVGETLLINCNTSMPDTSVTCMWISPRHEPIMHPGNGNRTLEVYHNGSLKIIAAKPWHSGVYVCMAISKHHQLNKTHEINVTIHYPMLDGESFSTSLTTLLGCIVSLVLVLMYLYLTQCYCFQCCKKGVAPSPPQECSAQSSILSTTPPAPAGPSRKISTSKHVVFLXSIKEAHNGKIRLAASEEDTKNPKLLQLKSDSESISSIFSDTPIMS